One Acinetobacter colistiniresistens DNA segment encodes these proteins:
- a CDS encoding asparaginase domain-containing protein: protein MMKTIALIYMGGTFGCIGEPLMPMPEHDFLPLLSKVIPPHLQVECFAAPSIQDSSACTATDWLKLVQQIQQLQLQGFHHFVIIHGTDTLSYAAATLARFLGHSCHAIITGSQYPLLNIEGNDTREFTDAIGNLYLALEQVLALPTGVYLAFHEQVFHAQTTLKAHTTELDAFVGVKAEQSCDIAADSFIVQNEHIEQAARLSILNLMLQPIAKEQLILQLNNLLLAPPNFLVLQGFGTGNIAVNDEILELFEACYQKQCLPIISTQVTFGQLDQRYAVSSWIQSAKVLVNDSHSHADLYAKALQMYLKYPTHEQWFEHWHQH, encoded by the coding sequence ATGATGAAAACAATCGCTTTAATTTATATGGGTGGGACGTTTGGTTGTATTGGTGAACCGCTGATGCCAATGCCTGAACACGATTTTTTGCCTTTATTAAGTAAGGTGATTCCGCCTCATTTACAAGTCGAATGTTTTGCTGCACCGAGCATTCAAGACAGTAGTGCCTGCACAGCAACAGATTGGTTAAAACTGGTACAACAAATTCAACAATTACAGCTGCAAGGTTTCCATCATTTTGTGATTATTCATGGAACCGACACCTTAAGTTATGCCGCAGCGACCTTGGCACGTTTCCTTGGACACTCTTGCCATGCCATTATTACAGGTAGCCAATATCCCTTATTGAATATTGAAGGCAATGATACCCGCGAATTCACCGACGCCATTGGCAACCTTTATCTCGCATTGGAACAGGTCCTTGCCTTGCCAACGGGCGTTTATCTCGCCTTCCATGAGCAGGTCTTTCATGCACAAACGACGTTAAAAGCCCACACCACTGAATTAGATGCCTTCGTTGGCGTTAAAGCAGAGCAAAGCTGTGATATCGCAGCTGATTCTTTTATTGTCCAAAATGAACACATTGAGCAAGCCGCTCGACTCAGCATCCTGAATCTGATGTTGCAGCCAATCGCAAAAGAACAGCTCATTTTACAGTTAAACAATCTTTTACTTGCCCCACCCAACTTTCTCGTCTTACAGGGTTTTGGTACCGGGAATATTGCCGTAAATGACGAAATACTCGAATTATTCGAGGCATGCTATCAAAAACAGTGTCTGCCAATCATCAGTACGCAAGTCACTTTTGGACAACTTGATCAACGCTATGCCGTGAGCTCATGGATTCAATCTGCTAAAGTTTTGGTCAATGATAGTCATAGTCATGCTGATTTGTATGCAAAAGCCTTGCAAATGTATTTAAAATACCCGACCCATGAACAATGGTTCGAACATTGGCATCAACACTAA
- the truA gene encoding tRNA pseudouridine(38-40) synthase TruA, with protein MQRYAIGIEFCGTQYRGWQTQQAGVVTVQETLEQVLSRIANEPIILHGAGRTDAGVHATNMVAHFDTEAIRPEQGWIRGANSQLPKDISIQWIKRMDENFHARFKAVARRYRYVVYNAPTRPALMYKQVTHLYQTLDVQKMITAAAKFEGTHNFETFRAAACQSNQPVRHVSHCRLFEHGRYLVLDIQADGFLHHMVRNIMGCLLEIGQGQYEIDHIDSMFAAEDRTAAGITAPPDGLYFIQSYYPDEFDLPQLPLGPHWLNLPK; from the coding sequence ATGCAACGTTATGCAATTGGTATTGAATTTTGCGGTACTCAATACCGTGGTTGGCAAACCCAACAGGCTGGCGTTGTAACTGTTCAGGAAACCCTAGAACAAGTCCTGAGCCGCATTGCCAATGAGCCGATCATTTTGCATGGCGCTGGACGAACTGACGCAGGCGTACATGCAACCAATATGGTGGCGCACTTCGACACCGAAGCCATTCGCCCGGAACAGGGCTGGATTCGTGGTGCCAATAGCCAACTGCCCAAAGATATTTCAATCCAGTGGATCAAGCGTATGGATGAAAATTTCCATGCACGCTTTAAAGCCGTGGCACGCCGCTATCGTTATGTGGTGTATAACGCACCAACTCGCCCAGCCTTAATGTACAAGCAAGTCACCCATCTTTACCAAACCCTTGATGTACAAAAGATGATTACGGCAGCTGCAAAATTCGAGGGCACGCATAATTTCGAGACTTTCCGAGCGGCAGCCTGTCAGTCCAACCAACCTGTACGCCATGTAAGCCACTGTCGCTTATTCGAGCATGGCCGCTATCTGGTCTTAGATATTCAAGCGGATGGCTTCTTGCACCATATGGTCCGCAACATCATGGGCTGTTTACTTGAAATCGGACAAGGTCAGTATGAAATCGACCATATTGATAGCATGTTTGCCGCTGAAGATCGGACGGCTGCAGGCATTACCGCCCCACCTGATGGCTTATATTTTATTCAGTCTTATTATCCAGATGAATTCGACTTACCACAGCTGCCTTTGGGTCCACACTGGTTGAATCTGCCTAAATAA
- a CDS encoding AraC family transcriptional regulator, whose amino-acid sequence MGQLTDASVVLRFGYQAIRKAGLPTEEILTKAGVALNQVDTNARTPLSAQNAFWIAAQDVSNDPDIGLHLGEHLPLYRGQVIEHLFISSETFGEGLKRALAYQRLISDAFDAKLVIEDGRCYLSNGEQYWPDNLVNRHFSECAMSGILRFFKFITEGQFHPIYIDFNFHEGATDDEYFRVYGCPVSLGQKETRLYFDAAVLDYPLWQAEPELLQLHEQLAIEKLQELARYDLVGEVRRAIGSTLESGETTLETVAAQLNITPRRLRTQLSEANTSFQQILSDYRCRLAKKLLANTNESVERIVYLTGFSEPSTFYRAFKRWTNETPVEYRKRKQR is encoded by the coding sequence GTGGGTCAGCTAACAGATGCATCAGTTGTATTGCGCTTTGGTTATCAGGCAATTCGTAAAGCAGGATTACCAACTGAAGAGATTTTAACAAAGGCAGGGGTTGCATTAAATCAGGTAGATACCAATGCAAGAACGCCATTAAGTGCACAGAATGCCTTCTGGATTGCTGCACAGGATGTCAGTAATGATCCTGATATTGGACTTCATCTCGGTGAACACTTACCCCTTTATCGTGGCCAGGTGATTGAACACCTATTTATCAGCAGTGAGACTTTTGGTGAAGGCCTGAAACGTGCCTTGGCCTATCAACGTCTGATTAGTGATGCCTTTGATGCCAAATTGGTGATTGAGGATGGTCGCTGTTATTTAAGTAATGGTGAGCAGTATTGGCCTGATAATCTGGTTAACCGCCATTTTTCTGAATGTGCCATGTCAGGCATTTTACGCTTCTTTAAATTTATTACTGAAGGGCAGTTTCATCCCATTTATATCGACTTTAACTTTCATGAAGGTGCGACGGATGATGAATACTTCCGTGTCTATGGCTGTCCTGTCAGTTTAGGACAAAAAGAAACCCGCCTTTATTTTGATGCGGCAGTGCTGGATTATCCATTGTGGCAAGCAGAGCCAGAATTACTACAATTGCATGAGCAATTGGCGATTGAAAAATTACAAGAATTGGCGCGCTATGACTTGGTAGGTGAAGTGCGTCGTGCCATTGGCTCAACACTGGAAAGTGGTGAAACCACGCTAGAAACAGTGGCGGCACAACTCAATATCACGCCACGTCGTTTAAGAACCCAACTCAGCGAAGCCAATACCAGTTTTCAGCAAATTCTTTCTGATTATCGCTGCCGTTTGGCAAAAAAGTTATTGGCGAATACCAATGAAAGTGTAGAGCGGATTGTCTATTTAACCGGTTTCTCTGAGCCAAGTACTTTTTACCGCGCCTTTAAGCGTTGGACCAATGAAACACCTGTTGAATATCGTAAGCGTAAACAACGTTAA
- the infA gene encoding translation initiation factor IF-1, producing MANKEELIEFEGVVTETLPNTMFRVRLENGHEVIAHISGKMRKHYIRILTGDSVKVEMTPYDLTKGRITYRAR from the coding sequence ATGGCCAATAAAGAGGAACTCATTGAGTTCGAAGGCGTTGTCACCGAAACGCTTCCTAATACGATGTTCCGTGTACGTTTAGAAAACGGTCACGAAGTTATTGCTCACATTTCTGGTAAAATGCGTAAACACTATATCCGTATTTTAACAGGTGACAGTGTAAAAGTTGAAATGACTCCTTATGATTTGACCAAGGGTCGTATCACTTATCGTGCGCGCTAA
- a CDS encoding lysozyme inhibitor LprI family protein: MRKIIFGLICGAVATFSYADNCDNARNTYDDIYCTNKVYASADADLNKNYQQLRKQLNETQQKILKKSQLAWIRHRDAECTNDERSSVNVQCRLTTTQERNNWLQDRIRECQTIGCKTTRLSE; the protein is encoded by the coding sequence ATGCGCAAAATAATATTTGGTTTAATTTGTGGGGCAGTGGCAACATTCAGTTATGCAGATAATTGTGATAATGCGCGCAACACCTATGATGACATTTACTGTACCAATAAAGTTTATGCCAGTGCGGATGCTGATTTAAATAAAAATTATCAGCAATTACGTAAACAGCTCAATGAAACACAACAAAAAATTTTGAAAAAATCACAACTGGCCTGGATTCGCCATCGCGATGCTGAATGCACCAATGATGAAAGAAGCTCAGTCAATGTACAGTGCCGTCTTACGACGACACAAGAACGGAATAACTGGTTACAGGACCGTATCCGTGAGTGTCAGACGATCGGCTGTAAAACCACGCGTTTAAGTGAATAA
- the leuB gene encoding 3-isopropylmalate dehydrogenase: MSKHILILAGDGIGPEIVAAAERVLTKVNDKFNLGLTWEHGLLGGSAIDAHGEPYPAVTSEQAKKADAILLGAVGGPKWDSIERSIRPERGLLKIRSELNLFANLRPAILYPQLADASSLKPEIVAGLDILIVRELTGGIYFGQPRGIRELENGEKQGYNTDVYSESEIKRIAKVAFELAGLRGGKVCSVDKANVLEVTELWKQTVTDLQQAQYPNIQLSHMYVDNAAMQLVRAPKQFDVIVTGNLFGDILSDEAAMLTGSIGMLPSASLDEQGKGMYEPCHGSAPDIAGQNIANPLATVLSVAMMLRYTFREEAAAKAIEDAVGQVLDQGLRTGDIMSEGMTKVGTDAMGEAVVAALN, from the coding sequence ATGTCTAAACATATTTTAATTTTGGCGGGTGATGGCATTGGCCCTGAAATCGTAGCTGCTGCTGAACGAGTTTTAACCAAGGTCAATGATAAATTTAATCTAGGTTTGACATGGGAACATGGGCTACTCGGTGGTTCTGCAATTGATGCGCATGGTGAACCCTATCCAGCGGTAACCAGTGAGCAGGCAAAAAAAGCCGATGCGATTTTACTGGGGGCGGTTGGTGGTCCTAAGTGGGATAGTATCGAACGTTCAATTCGCCCAGAACGCGGCTTATTAAAAATCCGTAGTGAATTGAATTTATTCGCCAACTTACGCCCTGCAATTCTTTACCCACAGTTGGCGGATGCATCAAGCCTAAAGCCAGAAATCGTTGCTGGTCTGGATATTCTGATCGTTCGTGAATTAACCGGCGGGATCTACTTTGGTCAACCGCGTGGTATTCGTGAACTCGAGAATGGTGAGAAGCAAGGTTATAACACTGACGTTTATTCAGAAAGTGAAATTAAGCGTATCGCCAAAGTGGCTTTTGAGCTGGCGGGATTACGTGGCGGCAAAGTATGTTCAGTTGATAAAGCCAATGTACTTGAAGTGACTGAATTATGGAAACAAACCGTTACTGACCTTCAGCAGGCACAGTATCCGAATATCCAGTTATCGCACATGTATGTGGATAATGCTGCGATGCAATTGGTTCGTGCACCTAAGCAGTTTGATGTGATTGTTACAGGCAATTTGTTTGGTGATATCTTGTCAGATGAAGCGGCAATGTTAACAGGTTCAATTGGCATGTTGCCTTCAGCCTCACTGGATGAACAGGGTAAAGGCATGTATGAACCATGTCATGGCTCTGCACCGGATATTGCAGGGCAGAATATTGCCAATCCATTGGCAACTGTACTTTCAGTGGCGATGATGTTGCGTTATACCTTCCGCGAAGAAGCTGCGGCCAAAGCCATTGAAGATGCGGTGGGGCAGGTTTTAGATCAAGGCTTACGTACTGGAGATATCATGTCTGAAGGCATGACCAAGGTGGGTACCGATGCCATGGGTGAGGCTGTGGTTGCGGCATTGAACTAA
- the leuD gene encoding 3-isopropylmalate dehydratase small subunit codes for MKKYTIEQGVVAPLDRANVDTDLIIPKQFLKSIKRTGFGDNLFDELRYLDEGYLGQDISKRPKNPEFVLNKPRYQGSSILLARSNFGCGSSREHAPWALNEYGFRTVIAPSFADIFFNNCFKNGMLPVILSEETVDQLFKECAETEGYQLTIDLDAQEVRTPTGEAFQFEIDPFRKHCLLNGLDDIGLTLQVADDIRAFEAKAKQARPWVFQDIQA; via the coding sequence ATGAAAAAATATACCATAGAACAAGGCGTTGTCGCACCTTTGGATCGTGCCAATGTCGATACCGACTTAATCATTCCAAAACAGTTTTTGAAATCGATTAAACGTACAGGTTTCGGCGATAACTTATTTGATGAATTGCGTTATTTGGATGAGGGCTATTTGGGTCAAGACATTAGCAAACGCCCGAAAAACCCTGAGTTTGTGTTGAATAAACCGCGTTACCAAGGTTCAAGTATTTTATTGGCACGAAGCAATTTCGGTTGTGGTTCAAGCCGTGAGCATGCACCTTGGGCGTTGAATGAATATGGCTTCCGCACGGTGATTGCACCTAGCTTTGCCGATATTTTCTTTAATAACTGTTTTAAAAATGGCATGTTACCTGTGATTTTATCTGAGGAAACGGTCGATCAGTTATTTAAGGAATGTGCCGAGACCGAAGGCTATCAATTGACCATCGATCTGGATGCACAGGAAGTACGAACCCCGACAGGTGAAGCCTTTCAATTTGAAATTGATCCTTTCCGTAAACACTGTTTATTGAATGGATTGGATGATATTGGCTTAACCTTACAGGTTGCAGATGATATTCGTGCTTTTGAAGCCAAGGCAAAACAAGCGCGTCCATGGGTGTTTCAAGATATTCAGGCTTAG
- the leuC gene encoding 3-isopropylmalate dehydratase large subunit, with the protein MAGKTLYDKLWDDHLVKQRDDGSSLIYIDRHLLHEVTSPQAFEGLQLADRQPWRLSANVATPDHNVPTSKKEREQGIAGIEDDTSRIQVQTLDDNCKSFNIVEFGINDIRQGIAHVVGPEQGLTLPGMTVVCGDSHTATHGAFGCLAHGIGTSEVEHVLATQCLVQKKSKNMLVRVDGVLGKGVTSKDVVLAIIGKIGTAGGTGYAIEFGGQVFRDMSIEGRMTVCNMAIEAGARVGMVAVDDKTIAYVKDRNYAPKGEQWDQAVEYWNTLHSDQDAVFDAVVVLNGAEIEPQVSWGTSPEMVIPVSQAVPTLEQAKDDVQRNDWTRAYQYMGLTAGQALEDIQLDRVFIGSCTNSRIEDIRAAADVVKGRKVASSIKQAMIVPGSGLVKQQAEQEGLDQIFLEAGFEWREPGCSMCLAMNADKLQPGEHCASTSNRNFEGRQGNGGRTHLVSPAMAAAAAIAGHFVDVRSF; encoded by the coding sequence ATGGCAGGCAAAACCTTATATGACAAATTATGGGACGACCACTTAGTCAAGCAACGTGATGATGGTTCAAGCTTAATTTATATTGATCGCCACTTATTACATGAAGTAACCAGCCCTCAAGCATTTGAAGGTCTACAACTTGCGGACCGTCAACCTTGGCGCTTAAGTGCCAATGTAGCCACCCCCGACCATAACGTGCCAACTTCTAAAAAAGAGCGCGAACAGGGGATTGCTGGGATTGAAGACGATACTTCTCGTATTCAGGTCCAAACTTTAGATGACAACTGTAAAAGCTTTAATATTGTTGAATTTGGGATTAATGATATCCGTCAAGGCATTGCCCATGTGGTTGGTCCAGAGCAAGGTTTGACTTTACCGGGGATGACGGTGGTCTGTGGTGATTCACATACCGCAACGCATGGTGCCTTTGGTTGTTTGGCCCACGGCATTGGAACTTCAGAAGTTGAACATGTATTGGCAACCCAGTGCTTGGTACAGAAAAAATCGAAAAACATGCTGGTGCGTGTCGATGGTGTATTAGGCAAAGGCGTAACCTCTAAAGATGTTGTGTTGGCGATTATTGGCAAAATTGGTACTGCGGGTGGTACAGGTTATGCCATTGAGTTTGGTGGTCAAGTATTCCGTGATATGTCGATTGAAGGGCGTATGACGGTGTGTAACATGGCAATTGAAGCGGGTGCACGTGTGGGTATGGTCGCGGTCGATGATAAAACCATTGCCTATGTGAAAGACCGTAACTATGCACCAAAAGGCGAACAGTGGGATCAAGCCGTCGAATATTGGAATACCTTACATTCAGACCAAGATGCCGTCTTTGATGCGGTGGTGGTATTGAATGGTGCAGAGATTGAACCGCAAGTATCTTGGGGAACTTCTCCAGAAATGGTGATTCCAGTATCACAGGCTGTGCCAACATTAGAGCAGGCCAAAGATGATGTACAACGCAATGACTGGACTCGAGCTTATCAATATATGGGTTTAACTGCTGGGCAGGCTTTGGAAGATATTCAGTTAGACCGTGTTTTCATTGGTTCATGCACCAACTCGCGGATTGAAGATATTCGTGCTGCGGCGGATGTGGTAAAAGGTCGTAAAGTGGCGTCGAGTATTAAACAGGCAATGATTGTGCCGGGCTCTGGTTTAGTCAAACAGCAGGCTGAACAGGAAGGTTTGGATCAAATTTTCTTGGAGGCAGGTTTCGAATGGCGCGAACCAGGTTGTTCAATGTGCTTGGCCATGAATGCTGATAAATTACAACCAGGTGAGCATTGTGCATCGACCTCGAACCGTAATTTTGAAGGTCGTCAAGGCAATGGTGGGCGAACACATTTGGTCAGCCCAGCCATGGCCGCTGCCGCAGCGATTGCGGGCCATTTTGTTGACGTCCGTTCATTCTAA
- a CDS encoding DUF2061 domain-containing protein, with product MLMSNIQQFVLNNKRTLKKTLSYYIMHISVAMMVAYLITGNWLMAATLSLIEPTVQAFAFFFHEKVWNYF from the coding sequence ATCCTCATGTCAAATATTCAACAATTTGTACTCAACAATAAACGGACTTTGAAAAAAACCTTGAGTTATTACATCATGCATATTAGTGTGGCGATGATGGTTGCCTACCTGATTACAGGCAACTGGCTTATGGCAGCCACCTTAAGTTTGATTGAACCCACGGTGCAAGCCTTTGCTTTTTTCTTCCATGAAAAAGTCTGGAATTACTTCTAA
- a CDS encoding LysR family transcriptional regulator: MNLAAFEAFVKVMETGSISIAAEQLFITQPAVTKRIHSLEDYFGVKLFESAGRGIQPTHAAHSLLPKVRTWLNELGEIHHTLSHEQAQVQGRLKIGTSHHIGLHHLAEPLKNFVQHFPQVILDVHFVDSEQAHEQVLAGELELAFLTLPPAGDDRLNYVTIWNDPLVFVTAPFHPLAQQSQLKLEDLIAYPSLLPAAQTYTSQITLAEFEKNNLKPKITMSNNPLESIRMLVSIGLGWSVLPKTLVNRDLKQLDLKLDMQRQLGMVWHPARIQSKAAEELVRMMQVG; encoded by the coding sequence ATGAACCTCGCTGCTTTTGAAGCATTTGTCAAAGTGATGGAAACTGGTTCAATTTCTATCGCGGCAGAACAATTATTTATTACCCAGCCTGCGGTCACCAAACGGATTCATAGCTTAGAAGACTATTTTGGGGTCAAACTGTTTGAATCCGCAGGGCGAGGTATTCAACCCACCCATGCAGCACATTCTCTATTGCCTAAAGTTCGTACATGGCTCAACGAGTTGGGGGAAATCCACCATACCTTGAGTCATGAGCAGGCTCAGGTTCAAGGTCGTTTAAAGATTGGTACCAGTCATCATATCGGCTTGCATCATTTGGCAGAGCCACTTAAAAACTTTGTGCAGCATTTTCCTCAAGTCATTTTAGATGTCCATTTTGTCGATTCAGAACAGGCTCATGAACAGGTCTTGGCGGGTGAACTGGAACTGGCTTTTTTAACCTTACCGCCAGCTGGAGATGACCGACTCAACTATGTCACGATCTGGAATGACCCACTGGTATTTGTGACTGCACCCTTCCACCCCTTAGCCCAGCAAAGCCAACTGAAACTCGAAGACTTAATTGCCTACCCAAGTTTATTACCTGCCGCACAAACCTACACCAGTCAGATTACACTCGCCGAATTTGAAAAAAACAATCTTAAACCCAAAATCACCATGAGTAATAATCCGCTAGAGTCAATCAGGATGCTGGTATCGATTGGCCTTGGCTGGTCAGTCCTGCCGAAAACCTTGGTCAATCGCGATTTAAAACAACTCGATTTAAAACTGGATATGCAGCGCCAGCTTGGTATGGTCTGGCATCCTGCCCGAATTCAGTCCAAAGCCGCTGAAGAACTTGTTCGCATGATGCAGGTGGGCTAA
- a CDS encoding DUF2252 domain-containing protein, with protein sequence MSEQRIKLPKQLWTEQSIDLTRHRYQGKLLTKSDGLALGKAQRKKIPREQLAQLSQRPKAITALTIYEWSNQGRLEKLKPIRAKRMSVSPFTFYRGMPALMLFDQAWEPSNSGLFQQICGDCHLSNFGGFASPERNLLFGINDFDETLVAPFEWDLKRLVTSLVIAAKEIGLQESSGLKAIQNMISAYISHLDQQIALSPVQIWYERIDATTLLEKTENQKVRKKLEKKVNSAPSRDSSSVLPKLTQQEGESGFRHFIDDEPLLWHPKADEPFGQHADAFFQLYRDSLKYDRQVLFDRYQRTDVALKVVGVGSVGTRAAIALFEDADRDPLILQMKESIPSILSPLFPEPVVHEGERVVRGQQLMQAASDIFLGFSTEGQQHYLVRQLRDMKISIDLSGMDEAFFYEYADSCGLALAHAHAKAGNVDVLKGYLGEGNTITQILQDYATQSAERNLSDYQQFMNAIADAKIQLAQDL encoded by the coding sequence ATGTCAGAACAACGCATTAAATTACCAAAACAACTCTGGACTGAACAGAGCATCGATTTAACCAGACATCGTTATCAAGGTAAATTACTGACCAAGAGTGACGGCTTGGCCTTAGGCAAAGCACAACGTAAAAAAATTCCGCGAGAGCAACTGGCACAACTGTCGCAACGCCCCAAAGCAATCACGGCACTGACTATTTATGAATGGAGTAATCAGGGACGTTTGGAGAAACTTAAACCGATTCGTGCCAAACGGATGAGTGTCTCGCCCTTTACTTTTTATCGGGGAATGCCTGCACTCATGCTATTCGATCAGGCATGGGAACCCTCTAATTCTGGCTTATTCCAGCAAATTTGTGGTGACTGCCATTTAAGTAATTTTGGTGGTTTTGCCAGCCCAGAGCGTAATCTGTTATTCGGTATTAATGATTTTGATGAAACTTTGGTTGCACCATTTGAATGGGATTTAAAACGTCTGGTGACCAGTCTGGTGATTGCAGCGAAAGAGATTGGTTTGCAGGAAAGTTCAGGCTTGAAAGCCATTCAGAATATGATCAGCGCCTATATCTCGCATCTGGATCAACAAATTGCCTTATCTCCTGTGCAAATCTGGTATGAACGCATTGATGCGACGACCTTATTAGAAAAAACGGAAAATCAAAAAGTCCGTAAAAAACTAGAAAAGAAAGTAAATAGTGCACCTTCTCGTGATAGTTCCTCGGTATTACCGAAATTGACCCAGCAAGAGGGTGAATCTGGATTCCGGCATTTTATTGATGATGAACCCTTATTGTGGCATCCCAAAGCGGATGAACCATTTGGTCAGCATGCAGATGCTTTTTTTCAGTTATATCGTGATTCGCTAAAATACGATCGACAAGTGCTGTTTGATCGTTACCAACGGACGGATGTCGCACTCAAGGTGGTGGGTGTAGGCAGTGTTGGGACACGTGCAGCGATTGCACTATTTGAAGATGCAGATCGAGATCCGCTGATTTTGCAAATGAAGGAATCGATACCTTCGATTTTGAGTCCGCTTTTTCCAGAGCCTGTTGTGCATGAAGGTGAGCGGGTTGTACGGGGGCAGCAACTGATGCAGGCGGCAAGTGATATCTTCTTAGGTTTTTCAACAGAAGGACAGCAGCATTATCTGGTGCGTCAACTACGAGATATGAAGATTTCGATTGATCTTTCTGGGATGGATGAAGCATTTTTCTATGAATATGCCGATAGCTGCGGTCTTGCGCTGGCTCATGCCCATGCCAAAGCAGGTAACGTCGATGTATTGAAGGGCTATTTGGGGGAAGGGAATACCATTACCCAGATCTTGCAGGATTATGCAACTCAGTCTGCTGAGCGTAATTTAAGTGATTATCAGCAGTTTATGAATGCAATTGCAGATGCCAAGATTCAGCTTGCTCAAGATCTTTAA
- a CDS encoding HAD family hydrolase: MQLALFDLDHTLLNTDSDHSWGEFLVNEALVDPVHHRQMNDKFYEDYKAGQLDPIAYNEFVFEFLTQHDNAYLTELHQLFMQKVIRPQMRPKGFDAIKKHQALGHAIVGITATSDFITAPIFREFGITEIIATNAEVQDGQYTGKVAGIPCYQKGKLARLDQWLAGRTVNESWAYSDSINDRFLLEYATHAIAVNPDDRLEKLAQAQAWEIQDWSI, encoded by the coding sequence ATGCAATTGGCTTTGTTTGATTTAGATCACACGCTGTTAAATACCGATTCTGACCATTCATGGGGAGAGTTTTTGGTCAATGAAGCTTTGGTTGATCCAGTCCATCATCGTCAAATGAACGACAAGTTTTATGAAGATTATAAAGCTGGGCAGCTTGACCCGATTGCCTATAATGAATTTGTATTTGAATTTCTCACCCAGCACGATAATGCTTATTTAACTGAGTTACATCAGTTGTTTATGCAGAAGGTGATTCGGCCACAAATGCGCCCCAAAGGTTTCGATGCGATTAAAAAGCATCAGGCTCTTGGCCATGCGATTGTGGGCATTACCGCCACCAGTGATTTTATTACTGCACCAATTTTCCGTGAATTTGGCATTACCGAGATTATTGCTACCAATGCGGAAGTGCAGGATGGGCAATATACTGGAAAGGTAGCAGGTATTCCTTGCTATCAAAAGGGCAAGCTCGCACGTTTGGATCAATGGCTGGCTGGACGAACGGTGAACGAGTCATGGGCTTACTCGGATTCAATCAATGATCGCTTCCTGCTTGAATATGCGACGCATGCGATCGCAGTCAATCCGGATGACCGTCTGGAAAAACTGGCACAAGCGCAGGCTTGGGAGATTCAGGACTGGTCAATATAA
- a CDS encoding RNA pyrophosphohydrolase — protein MIDSEGFRPNVGIILANDDGQVLWAKRIGHNAWQFPQGGIQFGETPEQALFRELREEVGLLPEHVQIIAQTKGWLRYRLPHRYIRSDSDPVCIGQKQKWFLLKLTASPHHIQLNLSDPPEFDEWQWVSYWYPLGQVVNFKRDVYRKAMMELCLQLPQR, from the coding sequence ATGATCGACTCAGAAGGTTTCCGACCCAACGTCGGGATCATTTTGGCAAACGATGACGGACAAGTTTTATGGGCAAAGCGCATTGGTCACAATGCTTGGCAATTTCCACAAGGAGGAATCCAATTTGGAGAAACCCCTGAACAGGCACTTTTTCGTGAACTGAGAGAAGAAGTCGGTTTATTGCCCGAACACGTCCAGATTATAGCGCAAACAAAAGGTTGGCTGCGTTATCGTTTGCCGCATCGGTACATTCGGTCAGATTCAGATCCGGTATGTATTGGACAAAAGCAAAAATGGTTTTTACTGAAGTTAACGGCATCGCCCCATCATATTCAGTTAAACCTGTCAGACCCACCCGAATTCGATGAATGGCAATGGGTAAGTTACTGGTACCCATTGGGTCAAGTGGTCAACTTCAAACGTGATGTTTACCGTAAAGCCATGATGGAATTATGTTTACAATTACCTCAGCGTTAA